The following are from one region of the Nymphaea colorata isolate Beijing-Zhang1983 chromosome 7, ASM883128v2, whole genome shotgun sequence genome:
- the LOC116256974 gene encoding uncharacterized protein LOC116256974, whose protein sequence is MADLSRVRTSLASQERSRGPLLCPKPRRLAIINHAVAADAVRPFRSHLNHSKDQIDSKAGLELLDILFAKGVYGGDQTGCGSPPYFCGSPPSRSANPLVHDARFTEGRKDLSPVPFPLPAGFSSSPASSSPSSSSPSSARKGCARATFGHKPAAVRIEGFDCLDRDRRGCSIPAVA, encoded by the exons ATGGCTGACCTCTCAAGGGTGAGAACTTCTCTTGCCTCTCAGGAACGCAGCCGGGGACCGCTCCTGTGCCCGAAACCGAGACGACTCGCCATCATCAACCACGCTGTTGCTGCCGACGCCGTCCGACCTTTCCGATCGCATCTGAA CCATTCGAAGGACCAGATCGACTCCAAAGCCGGCTTGGAACTTCTGGACATCTTGTTTGCAAAG GGCGTGTACGGTGGCGACCAGACCGGTTGCGGCTCGCCTCCTTACTTCTGCGGGTCTCCTCCGAGCCGGTCTGCGAACCCTCTGGTTCACGATGCCCGCTTCACGGAGGGGCGCAAGGACCTTTCCCCGGTGCCTTTTCCTTTGCCGGCCGGTTTTTCTTCGTCGCCGGCATCGTCTTCTCCATCCTCCTCTTCTCCATCCTCTGCTCGAAAGGGATGTGCTAGGGCTACTTTCGGGCACAAGCCCGCTGCCGTCAGAATCGAAGGTTTTGACTGCCTCGATCGAGATCGAAGGGGTTGCAGCATCCCGGCGGTGGCCTGA